In Entomomonas moraniae, one DNA window encodes the following:
- a CDS encoding autotransporter outer membrane beta-barrel domain-containing protein has translation MFDGKLCQTDPDYKVGSGTAKSFGAGANLTYLDYSGFYFDTVLKYTNVRNKFSVKDTQNNAVQGRTKSKGYGLSFEFGKQFKLGDSHFYIEPQFQLAYQYQDGDKSNATNGLEIKMDSYDSLLGRASGIVGYKMAESKSLQLNLYVKTGIVQEFAGDTSYRLNGNKGKYSFSGAWFDNGIGLNAKINDRHTIYGELGCTAGQRFDKMQASVGYRFQF, from the coding sequence TTGTTTGATGGCAAGCTATGCCAAACTGATCCTGATTACAAAGTAGGTTCCGGCACAGCTAAAAGTTTCGGAGCCGGTGCTAATTTAACTTATTTAGATTATAGCGGTTTTTATTTTGATACTGTCCTAAAATACACCAATGTTCGCAATAAATTCTCTGTTAAAGACACCCAAAATAATGCTGTACAGGGGCGTACCAAAAGCAAGGGTTATGGTTTGTCATTTGAATTTGGTAAACAATTTAAACTAGGCGATAGCCATTTTTATATTGAACCACAATTTCAGCTAGCCTACCAATACCAAGACGGCGACAAGTCCAATGCTACCAACGGCTTAGAAATTAAAATGGATAGTTATGACTCCCTACTAGGTCGTGCCAGCGGAATAGTTGGCTACAAAATGGCTGAATCAAAAAGCTTACAACTAAACTTATATGTTAAAACAGGTATTGTTCAAGAGTTTGCAGGGGATACTAGCTATCGTCTGAACGGTAATAAAGGAAAATACTCTTTCAGCGGTGCTTGGTTTGATAATGGTATAGGGCTAAATGCTAAAATTAATGATCGCCATACCATCTATGGGGAACTAGGCTGTACTGCAGGACAACGCTTTGATAAAATGCAAGCAAGTGTTGGCTATCGTTTCCAATTCTAG
- a CDS encoding IS3 family transposase: MLRYIKAYYNRARRHSRLNYLLSVEFRNK; this comes from the coding sequence ATCTTAAGGTATATCAAAGCCTACTATAATCGAGCAAGAAGACACTCACGTTTAAATTATTTATTGTCTGTTGAATTTAGAAATAAATGA